One Natronomonas moolapensis 8.8.11 genomic region harbors:
- a CDS encoding tyrosine-type recombinase/integrase — protein MSDDLEPLDPRTAKQMYLDDRRHELAEATLQSHDYRLKQFTQWCEANEIENLNDFSGRDIHRFRVKRREEDNLATATMKGQLATLRMFLRFCASIDAVEAGLDGKVILPTTTEEDARDEMLDPERARQILAHLKQYEYAKLEHVLFEVLWHTGLRIGAACGLDVDDYDPDGQYLELVHRPEPGTTLKNQAQGERLVALSDRVCDVLDDWLAVNHPGTVDEHGREPLFVTRHGRLSRNRGRTITYQYTRPCVYTDQCPHDRDLETCEALQTAQVHKCPSVLSPHPIRRGSITHHLREDTPKEIVGSRMDLGLDVLDRHYDQRSPEEKLKQRRQYLPDE, from the coding sequence ATGTCAGACGATCTTGAACCGCTCGATCCACGAACCGCGAAACAAATGTACCTCGACGACCGCCGGCACGAACTCGCAGAAGCCACGCTCCAGTCTCACGACTACCGACTCAAACAGTTCACCCAGTGGTGTGAAGCTAACGAGATAGAGAATCTCAACGACTTCTCAGGTCGGGATATCCACCGTTTTCGCGTCAAACGTCGAGAGGAAGATAACTTAGCTACTGCCACGATGAAGGGGCAACTAGCTACCCTCCGGATGTTTCTCCGATTCTGTGCCAGTATCGATGCTGTCGAAGCAGGCCTTGATGGGAAAGTCATCCTGCCAACGACTACTGAAGAAGATGCACGCGATGAGATGCTGGACCCTGAACGGGCGCGTCAAATTCTGGCTCATCTTAAGCAGTACGAGTACGCGAAATTAGAGCACGTACTGTTCGAAGTACTGTGGCATACCGGCCTCAGAATCGGCGCTGCATGCGGCCTCGATGTGGATGATTATGATCCGGACGGACAGTACCTAGAGTTGGTCCATCGACCGGAGCCGGGAACGACTCTCAAGAATCAGGCACAGGGCGAGCGTCTCGTGGCACTAAGTGACCGTGTCTGTGACGTGCTTGATGATTGGCTTGCGGTCAACCATCCTGGCACGGTTGATGAACATGGTCGAGAACCGTTGTTCGTCACGCGGCATGGCCGGCTAAGCAGAAATCGAGGTCGGACGATTACGTATCAATACACCCGACCATGCGTGTACACTGACCAGTGTCCTCACGATCGCGATCTCGAGACCTGTGAGGCGCTTCAAACTGCTCAAGTACACAAGTGCCCATCAGTATTGAGTCCCCATCCGATTCGCCGCGGCTCGATCACACACCACCTCCGGGAGGATACGCCGAAAGAGATCGTCGGGTCACGAATGGATCTGGGATTAGATGTGCTTGACCGACACTACGATCAACGGAGCCCCGAAGAGAAACTCAAACAACGACGGCAGTATCTTCCCGATGAATAG
- a CDS encoding IS6 family transposase, which produces MMLADLLSECFAADLKECWERGRTATPIRTFAVRLHATGCSLRETTTILAELGVERSHGAVWNWVHRVADSVPDPPSAQSTRVAVDETAVKINGEWSWLYAAIDIETKLILDVQLFGRHGTDPAAAFLHGLRENHDLSDAVFLVDGYGHQTAIARLGLSGRLDYVNRNLIEKWFHTRKMRVNRFHNSWVGSRSSAREWVEQFTHYYNHQRPHQSLNGRTPADEVLN; this is translated from the coding sequence ATGATGCTCGCAGACCTGCTCAGCGAGTGTTTTGCGGCGGATTTAAAAGAATGTTGGGAGCGTGGGCGGACGGCGACGCCCATCAGGACGTTCGCTGTCCGACTCCACGCGACCGGTTGTTCACTCAGAGAAACAACAACGATTCTTGCTGAATTAGGCGTAGAACGCTCTCACGGAGCGGTTTGGAATTGGGTACATCGGGTTGCTGACAGCGTTCCTGACCCGCCGTCGGCGCAGTCGACGCGGGTCGCTGTCGACGAGACTGCTGTCAAAATCAATGGAGAGTGGTCTTGGTTATACGCTGCAATAGACATCGAGACGAAGTTGATCCTCGACGTACAATTGTTTGGACGACATGGCACCGATCCGGCGGCTGCGTTTCTGCATGGACTCCGCGAGAACCACGATCTCTCCGACGCCGTGTTTCTCGTCGATGGCTATGGCCATCAGACTGCCATTGCTCGGTTAGGACTGAGCGGTCGGCTTGATTACGTCAACCGAAACCTCATCGAAAAGTGGTTTCACACACGCAAAATGCGGGTCAACCGCTTCCATAATTCATGGGTCGGCAGTCGGTCAAGCGCACGTGAATGGGTTGAACAGTTCACACACTACTACAACCACCAACGACCGCATCAATCGCTCAACGGACGAACGCCAGCTGACGAGGTGCTAAACTAG